The Desulfovibrio inopinatus DSM 10711 genome window below encodes:
- the trxC gene encoding thioredoxin TrxC, which translates to MSSKVVVCPHCNVKNKVDADRLKQAVCGKCGSLLFSRKPIPVDAAHFERFLTSSEVPFLVDFWAPWCGPCRMMAPAFEEAASILEPDVLLVKVDTQAESALGARFQIQSIPTMALFRQGREVSRISGAMNAQQIVDWTRRALSG; encoded by the coding sequence ATGAGCAGCAAAGTCGTTGTCTGTCCTCATTGCAATGTCAAAAATAAAGTTGATGCCGACAGATTGAAACAGGCCGTGTGCGGAAAATGCGGAAGCCTCCTGTTTTCTCGGAAGCCTATTCCCGTGGATGCTGCACACTTTGAACGTTTTTTGACGAGTTCTGAGGTGCCTTTTCTCGTTGATTTCTGGGCTCCGTGGTGTGGACCGTGTCGTATGATGGCACCTGCCTTTGAAGAAGCGGCTTCGATTTTAGAGCCGGACGTCCTGCTTGTAAAAGTCGATACACAGGCCGAATCTGCGTTGGGAGCTCGATTTCAAATACAAAGTATCCCGACAATGGCCCTGTTTCGGCAAGGGCGTGAAGTGAGCCGTATTTCCGGTGCGATGAACGCCCAGCAAATTGTTGACTGGACCCGTCGAGCCCTTTCTGGATAG
- a CDS encoding flagellar brake protein codes for MPLQKAYTVDEEKEQSVYFGITPGTPVLVELKGLGGRFKTYFVGLVPNKSFITRMPMAIDVREHIYPDKNVMVRFLSEGVIYSFKASIDGSIMRPVPLLFVSYPDKIEVVNLRKSQRVDCFLPVIAHLDELRYEGMITNISTSGCLMSFAKEDAKMVDLVKEGSTFQSEFFFFDKSDTLHVDSKVKSIKHGEIPSLGIEFISLKQELKQHLEKYVETIRQYLGYS; via the coding sequence ATGCCTTTACAAAAAGCCTACACCGTTGATGAAGAAAAAGAACAAAGTGTTTATTTCGGCATTACTCCTGGAACCCCTGTTTTGGTTGAACTCAAGGGGCTAGGTGGACGTTTCAAAACGTATTTTGTTGGCCTTGTTCCGAACAAAAGTTTCATTACGCGCATGCCAATGGCGATAGACGTGCGGGAACACATTTACCCTGATAAAAATGTTATGGTTCGTTTTTTGTCCGAGGGTGTCATTTACAGTTTCAAAGCATCAATTGATGGCTCCATCATGCGACCTGTTCCATTATTGTTTGTCAGCTATCCCGATAAAATCGAAGTCGTAAACTTACGGAAAAGTCAACGAGTTGACTGTTTTCTTCCGGTAATAGCCCACCTTGATGAACTCCGCTATGAAGGAATGATTACGAATATTTCGACAAGTGGTTGTCTGATGAGTTTTGCAAAAGAAGATGCAAAAATGGTCGATCTCGTCAAAGAAGGCTCGACGTTTCAAAGTGAATTCTTCTTTTTTGACAAGTCCGACACATTACATGTGGATTCAAAAGTGAAAAGTATCAAACACGGAGAAATTCCGTCATTGGGCATTGAGTTCATCAGTTTAAAACAAGAATTGAAGCAACATCTCGAAAAATACGTTGAAACCATCCGACAATATCTTGGGTACTCCTGA
- a CDS encoding polysaccharide deacetylase family protein, translating into MSVSHPVMALWNAPPANFVTRLGQTIDVGLSQAKEAGREINIFFRDDDVSTPKDGFARLASIFLRHHVPLCAAVVPAWLDESSGIELKALFADSPELCFWHQHGWRHVNHQQAGKKSEFGSDRSLAAKSADIMKGQEIIQRVFGERAGLFFTPPWNRVDEETLETLSDHGYCAVSRSQNAKPLPPLSLPDVPVNVDLHTRKTPNAKDAAIEILHEIETGLASGYLGIMLHHHRMNSVAFDFLDAILDQLTSRHSLCFVTLADIILA; encoded by the coding sequence ATGAGCGTTTCTCACCCGGTTATGGCTCTATGGAATGCTCCTCCAGCCAATTTTGTCACGCGGTTAGGCCAGACCATTGATGTTGGTTTAAGCCAAGCCAAGGAAGCGGGACGAGAAATCAATATTTTTTTCAGAGATGATGATGTCTCGACCCCCAAAGATGGGTTCGCTCGATTGGCTAGTATATTTCTTCGACACCATGTTCCTTTGTGCGCTGCTGTCGTTCCAGCATGGTTAGATGAATCGAGTGGAATCGAACTCAAAGCACTCTTTGCCGATAGTCCTGAACTCTGTTTTTGGCATCAACATGGCTGGCGCCATGTCAACCATCAACAGGCTGGAAAGAAAAGTGAATTTGGCAGTGATCGCTCTCTTGCCGCCAAATCTGCGGACATCATGAAAGGGCAGGAAATAATACAACGTGTTTTTGGGGAACGTGCCGGACTTTTCTTTACCCCGCCATGGAATCGCGTGGACGAAGAGACGCTTGAGACTCTCTCGGACCATGGCTACTGTGCCGTTTCGCGGAGTCAGAATGCAAAGCCACTGCCCCCTTTGTCACTTCCGGACGTTCCGGTAAATGTCGACCTCCATACACGGAAAACTCCCAATGCCAAAGATGCTGCAATCGAAATTCTTCATGAAATCGAGACAGGTCTTGCATCTGGGTACCTTGGCATAATGCTTCACCACCACCGCATGAATAGTGTTGCTTTTGATTTTCTCGATGCGATACTTGATCAACTGACATCACGACATTCGCTCTGTTTTGTTACATTGGCGGATATAATTCTCGCCTGA
- a CDS encoding glycosyltransferase family protein codes for MKIVHYCQHVLGLGHFMRSLAVAEALSGHDVIFVTGGPDVGYSFPPHVRQVRLPALEMDEEFKTLRASDSDTDSSFSIEALQDERKRLLWNVFESERPDVFLVELYPFGRKRFEFELLPVLEAIREDRFGPCVAISSLRDILVEKTDQAKFERRVIDRLGRYFDALVVHSDDRVFSLRQTFSRCNDIPIPVVSSGFVAKEADPTSRNRIRTALGLGEHDGLVVASAGGGKVGGPLMSAVVDAFLDPSFDPSVSLHIFTGPFLDDSHYDALTHRVHGHKRIHIERFTDDFLGYLCAADVCVSMAGYNTMMNILSARVPAVVWPFDQNREQRFRAERFATMWPLTVLPKGELNARTLAQAIGTRLNDSRPDPTSINLDGAKQTAQYIVESTAELIRRRV; via the coding sequence ATGAAAATCGTCCATTACTGCCAACATGTTCTTGGTTTGGGGCACTTCATGCGAAGCTTGGCTGTTGCCGAAGCGTTATCTGGACATGATGTAATTTTTGTTACCGGTGGACCGGATGTGGGATATTCCTTTCCGCCTCACGTTCGTCAAGTCCGCTTGCCTGCCCTTGAAATGGATGAAGAGTTCAAAACCCTCCGTGCAAGCGATTCGGATACGGATTCTTCCTTCTCCATTGAAGCGTTGCAAGATGAGCGCAAGCGCCTTTTATGGAACGTCTTTGAATCGGAACGCCCCGATGTGTTTCTTGTTGAGCTCTACCCATTTGGCCGAAAGCGTTTTGAATTTGAATTGCTTCCCGTTCTTGAAGCCATTCGTGAAGATCGATTCGGCCCATGCGTCGCCATTTCAAGTCTGCGTGATATTCTTGTGGAAAAAACTGATCAGGCTAAGTTCGAACGCCGCGTTATTGACCGACTTGGTCGTTACTTCGACGCACTTGTTGTTCATTCCGATGATCGTGTCTTTTCGCTGAGGCAAACATTTTCTCGATGTAATGATATTCCTATTCCCGTTGTCTCGTCTGGTTTCGTCGCCAAAGAGGCTGACCCCACATCGCGTAACCGCATCCGCACGGCTCTTGGTTTGGGGGAGCACGATGGGCTTGTTGTCGCCAGTGCTGGCGGTGGCAAAGTGGGAGGCCCGCTTATGTCGGCCGTTGTCGATGCCTTCCTTGACCCTTCCTTCGATCCATCGGTCTCTCTCCACATCTTTACCGGTCCGTTTCTTGATGATTCCCACTATGACGCACTCACCCATCGCGTTCATGGTCATAAACGTATACATATTGAACGTTTCACGGATGATTTTCTTGGATACCTCTGTGCGGCTGATGTATGTGTGAGTATGGCTGGGTATAATACCATGATGAATATTCTGTCTGCTCGGGTACCTGCTGTTGTCTGGCCTTTTGACCAAAATCGCGAACAACGATTTCGTGCCGAGCGTTTCGCAACGATGTGGCCTTTGACTGTTCTTCCCAAGGGGGAGCTTAATGCGCGCACTTTGGCGCAAGCCATCGGCACACGACTCAATGATTCTCGTCCAGATCCAACCAGTATCAACCTCGACGGGGCCAAACAAACGGCACAATATATTGTTGAATCGACGGCTGAACTCATACGGAGGCGTGTATGA
- a CDS encoding histidine phosphatase family protein, which translates to MDVSFFLVRHAHTQWNALKRLQGQHDTPLTQEGRQQAIAMGHALARLHLDAILASPLGRAEATAHLLNTELNLPLRFEPRLVEQDFGEWTGATIAALRDDPTSGLHDEEAKGFDFCPPQGESRRQVADRAEKSLLEYDAQMGKRVLVVTHESVIKSLINRLLGLAFLPGQSAKLNKGCLHILKRTHGTLQPCTLNEKIEEDVHQ; encoded by the coding sequence GTGGATGTCTCATTTTTTTTGGTGCGTCATGCTCACACCCAATGGAATGCTCTCAAACGACTACAAGGGCAGCATGATACACCTTTAACGCAGGAAGGCAGGCAACAGGCCATAGCAATGGGGCACGCCCTGGCACGGCTTCACCTTGATGCCATCTTAGCAAGCCCTCTTGGAAGGGCCGAAGCAACAGCACATCTTCTCAATACCGAACTCAATCTCCCCCTTCGCTTTGAACCACGCCTGGTCGAACAAGATTTTGGGGAATGGACGGGGGCAACCATTGCCGCACTCCGTGATGATCCCACTTCGGGGCTTCACGACGAAGAAGCGAAGGGATTTGATTTTTGCCCTCCTCAAGGCGAATCTCGCCGACAGGTTGCCGACAGGGCCGAAAAGTCACTCCTTGAATACGATGCCCAAATGGGGAAACGCGTTCTTGTCGTAACCCATGAAAGTGTCATCAAAAGCCTGATCAATCGCCTTCTTGGTTTAGCGTTTCTTCCAGGTCAATCAGCCAAGCTAAATAAAGGCTGTCTTCATATACTGAAGCGTACCCATGGAACACTTCAACCATGCACACTCAATGAAAAAATTGAGGAAGACGTTCACCAATGA
- a CDS encoding glycosyltransferase family 4 protein encodes MRVAFYAPFKPLDHPLPSGDLIIARGLVDHLREHGHCVSVVSQLRARNIVCKPWLWPRIPVEIFKAQKLAKAAHADIWMTYHTYYKSPDVIGPLASWMAGVPYIIFQGMYSTKRAKRWKTWFGYQLNRFALLHAFHVFTNKHRDYENLIRLLPEDRVTYIRPGIIPDQFRFDEQSRSRLRKQWGVGNCPVIMAAAMFRKDVKTQGLRYVIARLGELAQSGYDFQLIIAGDGVTRNELELLAAKHLPGKAHFLGLIPRNELSAYYSAADLFVFPGINESLGMVYLEAQASGLPVVAFDNDGLPEVVINKQTGFLTEPFADHDFRHAIAALLDNRRLRLEMGENAEHYVRTEHDLTKNYQRLETMLAAIDDTMIQTRFNKRDAQLETPSSDCVAQPSHDESQYGRRRKALRDDQE; translated from the coding sequence ATGCGTGTTGCCTTTTATGCCCCCTTCAAACCTTTGGACCACCCGCTTCCGTCTGGGGATCTCATTATTGCACGGGGACTTGTAGATCATCTCCGGGAGCATGGCCATTGTGTTTCCGTGGTGAGCCAGCTGCGTGCACGAAATATTGTATGCAAACCATGGCTTTGGCCGCGTATCCCGGTGGAAATATTCAAAGCCCAAAAGCTAGCAAAGGCCGCACACGCCGACATTTGGATGACGTATCATACCTACTACAAGTCCCCTGATGTCATTGGTCCACTGGCCAGTTGGATGGCGGGAGTTCCCTATATAATCTTTCAAGGAATGTATTCGACCAAACGTGCAAAACGTTGGAAAACGTGGTTCGGATATCAACTCAATCGATTCGCACTCCTCCACGCCTTTCATGTCTTTACGAATAAACATCGGGATTATGAGAACCTTATACGTCTCCTCCCCGAAGATCGTGTCACATACATTCGACCTGGCATTATCCCCGACCAATTTCGTTTCGATGAACAATCCAGATCCCGACTTCGAAAACAGTGGGGCGTGGGAAACTGTCCTGTCATCATGGCCGCCGCCATGTTTCGGAAGGATGTCAAAACGCAAGGCCTCCGATATGTCATTGCCCGATTGGGTGAACTCGCCCAGTCCGGATATGATTTTCAGCTTATCATTGCCGGTGATGGCGTAACGCGTAATGAACTCGAACTCCTTGCAGCCAAACACCTCCCCGGCAAAGCCCATTTTCTTGGATTAATTCCCCGTAACGAACTGTCTGCATATTACAGTGCGGCAGATCTCTTTGTCTTTCCCGGCATCAACGAGTCTCTCGGTATGGTGTATCTTGAAGCACAAGCCTCCGGTCTCCCTGTTGTCGCATTTGATAACGATGGCCTCCCCGAAGTCGTCATCAACAAACAGACCGGCTTTCTCACAGAGCCATTCGCAGATCATGATTTTCGCCATGCTATCGCCGCGTTATTGGATAATAGGCGCCTTCGTCTCGAAATGGGGGAAAATGCAGAACACTATGTTCGCACGGAACATGATTTGACGAAGAATTATCAACGATTGGAAACAATGCTTGCCGCTATTGACGATACGATGATTCAGACACGCTTCAACAAACGGGATGCGCAACTTGAAACGCCATCATCCGATTGTGTGGCCCAACCTTCCCATGACGAAAGCCAATACGGACGTCGTCGCAAGGCCTTACGCGATGACCAGGAATAA
- a CDS encoding glycosyltransferase: MKTVQPVLGMVLKGYPRISETFISNEIYLLEKAGIRIHIISMREPRENFTHRSVQRIKADITYLPDRILPHLHRLAVHNLCLLCITPRRYVKTAGFMVKQWLKTRRSATLKHFLQAGYFVNKLRTVGITHLHAHFAHSPTSVALFGSRLANIPFSFTGHAKDVYTQDPEKLARKIDLAQFVVTCTGANKTYLESIASNHHNINVVHHGIDLHLFTPQHDKTQPHSPARIISVARLTAKKGLATVFEALGKLHKGGLDFRYTIIGTGEDREMLETLATRLGIQDMIDWRGVRPHEDVVTALDESDVFVLGCQVLENGDRDGIPNVLVESMAMGLPVVATRVSAIPELVEDEVSGLLVSQRDPDALAHALQRLLTDIPLRKRIIENAKQNVSVHFDNTRLIAGLVSIFAKNTQLVPLKEGETE; encoded by the coding sequence GTATTTCGGAAACATTTATTTCCAATGAGATTTACTTGCTGGAAAAAGCCGGCATACGTATTCATATCATTTCAATGCGCGAGCCTCGCGAGAACTTCACCCATAGAAGTGTTCAACGCATCAAGGCGGACATCACCTACTTGCCCGATCGCATTCTTCCTCATCTTCATCGCCTGGCAGTACACAACCTCTGCTTGCTCTGCATAACTCCTCGTCGTTATGTCAAAACAGCCGGCTTCATGGTGAAACAATGGCTGAAAACACGACGATCAGCGACGCTCAAACATTTTTTGCAAGCTGGATATTTCGTGAACAAACTCCGCACGGTCGGCATAACCCATCTTCACGCCCATTTTGCGCATTCACCAACCTCTGTGGCGCTTTTTGGATCACGACTTGCCAACATTCCTTTCAGTTTTACTGGACATGCCAAAGATGTGTACACACAAGATCCGGAAAAGCTCGCTCGGAAAATTGATCTGGCTCAATTTGTGGTGACATGTACTGGTGCCAACAAAACCTATCTCGAATCCATTGCCTCCAATCACCATAATATCAATGTGGTCCATCATGGTATTGATTTGCATCTTTTTACCCCGCAGCATGACAAAACTCAGCCGCATAGCCCGGCACGAATTATTTCCGTCGCTCGGCTTACGGCAAAAAAAGGACTAGCTACTGTTTTCGAGGCTCTGGGGAAGCTTCATAAAGGTGGTCTTGATTTTCGATATACCATTATCGGCACCGGAGAAGACCGGGAAATGCTCGAAACACTGGCCACACGCTTGGGAATTCAAGACATGATTGACTGGCGTGGTGTGCGTCCTCATGAAGATGTCGTGACCGCCTTAGATGAATCCGATGTGTTTGTTCTGGGTTGTCAGGTACTCGAAAATGGCGATCGAGACGGCATCCCCAATGTTTTGGTGGAAAGTATGGCCATGGGATTGCCTGTTGTCGCAACACGAGTTTCGGCTATTCCGGAGCTTGTTGAAGACGAAGTGAGCGGCCTCCTCGTCTCGCAACGCGACCCTGATGCTTTGGCACATGCCCTCCAACGCCTGCTGACCGACATCCCATTGCGAAAAAGAATTATTGAAAATGCAAAGCAAAATGTCAGTGTGCATTTTGACAACACACGTCTTATTGCCGGTCTTGTCTCTATTTTTGCCAAGAACACTCAACTTGTGCCGCTAAAAGAAGGCGAGACGGAATAA